In one window of Rhodopseudomonas palustris HaA2 DNA:
- the serB gene encoding phosphoserine phosphatase SerB — translation MSLVATLICNPNSPALDSTVLEGARAVLPQPNAAVWLHDEVAADITFSSDDDALALADRLRDARGDLPIDVVVQPLATRRKKLFLADMDSTMIGQECIDELADFVGLKSHVAAITERAMRGEIEFEPALRERVALLKGLSLDIIDKVLATRITLNPGGRALVQTMRANGAYTCLVSGGFTQFTQAVAARLGFAEHRANELLSEDGKLTGRVAEPILGREAKLATLLELREADDLDAIDTLAIGDGANDLGMIQAAGLGIAYHAKPAVAASAHGRIDHADLTALLYAQGYRRSEFVGD, via the coding sequence ATGTCGCTCGTCGCCACGCTCATCTGCAATCCAAACAGTCCCGCGCTGGATTCCACCGTGCTCGAAGGCGCGCGCGCCGTGCTGCCACAGCCGAACGCCGCGGTCTGGCTGCACGACGAGGTCGCCGCCGACATCACCTTCAGCAGCGACGACGACGCCCTGGCCCTCGCCGACCGGCTGCGCGACGCGCGCGGCGATCTGCCGATCGACGTCGTCGTGCAGCCTCTCGCCACCAGGCGCAAGAAGCTTTTTCTCGCCGACATGGATTCGACCATGATCGGCCAGGAATGCATCGACGAACTCGCCGACTTCGTCGGGCTGAAGAGCCACGTCGCCGCGATCACCGAGCGCGCGATGCGCGGCGAGATCGAATTCGAGCCGGCGCTGCGCGAGCGCGTGGCGCTGCTGAAGGGGCTTTCGCTCGACATCATCGACAAGGTGCTGGCGACCCGCATCACGCTCAATCCCGGCGGCCGCGCGCTGGTGCAGACGATGCGCGCAAACGGCGCCTATACGTGTCTGGTCTCCGGCGGCTTCACGCAGTTCACCCAGGCGGTCGCAGCGCGTCTCGGCTTCGCCGAGCATCGCGCCAACGAATTGCTGAGCGAGGACGGCAAGCTCACCGGCCGCGTCGCCGAGCCGATCCTCGGCCGCGAAGCCAAGCTGGCGACGCTGCTGGAGTTGCGCGAAGCCGACGACCTCGACGCCATCGACACGCTGGCGATCGGCGACGGCGCCAACGACCTCGGCATGATCCAGGCCGCCGGCCTCGGCATCGCCTACCACGCCAAGCCCGCGGTCGCCGCCAGCGCCCACGGCCGCATCGACCACGCCGACCTCACTGCGCTGCTGTACGCGCAAGGCTACAGGCGCAGCGAATTCGTCGGCGATTAG
- a CDS encoding ATP-binding protein encodes MSESVSRPAFGKIISVRGSMARAGLLPESRLSAAAVRATVGRFVSIRTATSTIIAMITEATSENISPNDPYVAVAAVDLLGEILPGTVRAKFQRGVTNYPTIGDAVEMISSEDLRIVYAPTGSDQINVGTLQQDPSVIAYVDIEEMLSKHFAVLGSTGVGKSTGVSLLLNEILKSRPALRIFLLDVHNEYGRCFGDKALVLNPRNLKLPFWLFNFDEIVDVLFAGRPGVPEELDVLAEVIPIAKGLYVQYTSADRLGLKRLDPKSVGYTADTPVPYRLVDLISLIDERMGKLENRSSRIIYHKLISRIETVRNDPRYAFMFDNANVGGDTMAEVISHLFRLPANGRPMTIMQLAGFPAEVVDSVVSVLCRMAFDFGLWSDGVSPLLFVCEEAHRYASADRTIGFGPTRKAVSRIAKEGRKYGVYLGLVTQRPAELDATILSQCNTLFAMRLANDRDQSLLRSAVSDAAANLLSFVPSLGTREVLAFGEGVALPTRLRFKEVPPQQLPRSEAAISTVPSAAAGHDMHFVSAVLERWRGATSHRDVPNDPGTVERPLARTVEAPMLQPSLGLDPDRFSLLKKPLR; translated from the coding sequence ATGTCAGAATCAGTGTCCCGGCCGGCGTTCGGCAAGATCATTTCCGTGCGCGGGTCGATGGCGCGCGCGGGCCTGCTGCCCGAAAGTCGCCTGTCTGCCGCAGCAGTGCGCGCAACGGTCGGTCGCTTCGTCAGCATCCGCACCGCGACCTCGACCATCATCGCGATGATCACCGAAGCGACGAGCGAGAACATCTCGCCGAACGATCCCTATGTCGCGGTCGCCGCGGTCGATCTGCTCGGCGAAATCCTGCCCGGCACGGTGCGCGCGAAGTTCCAGCGCGGCGTCACCAACTATCCGACGATCGGCGACGCGGTCGAAATGATCTCGAGCGAGGACCTGCGCATCGTCTACGCCCCGACCGGATCGGACCAGATCAATGTCGGCACGCTGCAGCAGGACCCGTCGGTGATCGCCTATGTGGACATCGAGGAAATGCTGTCGAAGCATTTCGCCGTGCTGGGCTCTACCGGCGTCGGCAAATCGACCGGCGTGTCGCTGCTGCTCAACGAGATCCTGAAATCGCGGCCGGCGCTGCGCATCTTCCTGCTCGACGTGCACAACGAATACGGCCGCTGCTTCGGCGACAAGGCGCTGGTGCTCAATCCGCGCAATCTGAAGCTGCCGTTCTGGCTGTTCAATTTCGACGAGATCGTCGACGTGCTGTTCGCCGGCCGTCCCGGCGTGCCGGAAGAACTCGACGTGCTGGCCGAAGTGATCCCGATCGCCAAGGGCCTGTACGTGCAATACACCAGCGCCGACCGGCTCGGTCTCAAACGCCTCGACCCGAAATCCGTCGGCTACACCGCCGACACGCCGGTGCCGTATCGTCTGGTCGACCTGATCTCGCTGATCGACGAGCGCATGGGCAAGCTGGAGAACCGCTCGTCGCGCATTATCTATCACAAGCTGATCTCGCGGATCGAGACCGTGCGCAACGACCCGCGCTACGCCTTCATGTTCGACAATGCGAATGTCGGCGGCGACACCATGGCGGAGGTGATCAGCCATCTGTTCCGGCTGCCGGCCAATGGTCGCCCGATGACGATCATGCAACTCGCGGGCTTCCCGGCCGAAGTCGTCGATTCGGTGGTGTCGGTGCTGTGCCGCATGGCGTTCGATTTCGGCTTGTGGAGCGACGGCGTGTCGCCGCTGCTGTTCGTCTGCGAAGAGGCCCATCGCTACGCCAGCGCCGATCGGACGATCGGCTTCGGCCCGACCCGCAAGGCGGTGTCGCGGATCGCCAAAGAGGGCCGCAAATACGGCGTCTATCTCGGCCTGGTGACGCAGCGTCCGGCCGAGCTCGACGCCACCATCCTGTCGCAGTGCAACACGCTGTTCGCGATGCGGCTCGCCAACGACCGCGATCAATCACTGCTGCGCTCGGCGGTGTCGGACGCTGCCGCCAATCTGCTGTCGTTCGTGCCCTCGCTCGGCACCCGCGAAGTGCTGGCGTTCGGCGAAGGCGTCGCGCTGCCGACGCGGCTGCGCTTCAAGGAAGTGCCGCCGCAGCAATTGCCGCGCTCGGAAGCGGCGATCTCGACGGTGCCGTCGGCGGCCGCGGGGCACGACATGCATTTCGTCAGCGCCGTGCTCGAACGCTGGCGCGGCGCCACCTCGCACCGCGACGTGCCGAACGATCCCGGCACGGTCGAACGCCCGCTGGCCCGCACCGTCGAAGCGCCGATGTTGCAGCCGTCGCTCGGGCTCGACCCCGACCGCTTCTCGCTGTTGAAGAAGCCACTGCGCTGA
- a CDS encoding peroxidase-related enzyme (This protein belongs to a clade of uncharacterized proteins related to peroxidases such as the alkylhydroperoxidase AhpD.), whose protein sequence is MTSAAVSRFPVPALADMPDDIRARILGVQEKSGFVPNVFLSLAGRPDEFRAFFAYHDALMEKDSGLSKAEREMIVVATSAANQCQYCVIAHGAILRIRAKNPLIADQIATNYRKADITPRQKAMLDFAMKVSRDAERVGDADFDALEGHGFGDDDIWDIAAVAAFFALSNRMANVTGMRPNDEFYLMGRLPKS, encoded by the coding sequence ATGACATCAGCTGCCGTCTCTCGCTTTCCCGTTCCTGCGCTCGCCGATATGCCCGACGATATTCGCGCCCGAATCCTCGGCGTGCAGGAGAAGTCCGGCTTCGTGCCCAACGTGTTTCTGTCGCTGGCCGGCCGGCCGGACGAATTCCGGGCCTTCTTCGCCTATCACGACGCGCTGATGGAGAAGGACAGCGGGCTGTCGAAGGCCGAACGCGAGATGATCGTGGTCGCGACTTCGGCGGCCAATCAGTGCCAGTATTGCGTGATCGCGCACGGCGCGATCCTGCGCATCCGCGCCAAAAATCCGCTGATCGCCGACCAGATCGCCACGAACTATCGCAAGGCCGACATCACGCCGCGGCAGAAGGCGATGCTCGACTTCGCGATGAAGGTCAGCCGCGACGCCGAGCGGGTCGGCGACGCCGATTTCGATGCGCTCGAGGGCCACGGCTTCGGCGACGATGATATCTGGGACATCGCGGCGGTCGCGGCGTTCTTCGCGCTGTCCAACCGCATGGCCAATGTCACCGGCATGCGGCCGAACGACGAGTTCTATCTGATGGGCCGGCTGCCGAAATCATGA
- a CDS encoding MgtC/SapB family protein: protein MLPWWEMLLRLGVAAVAGGLIGLNRDLQGKPIGMRTLALVGVASALLVALADQSADLDHVSDPTSRVIQGILTGIGFLGAGVIVHTGGRHDVHGLTTAACTWLTACIGIACGAGQWPGVLAAMAITLAVLIGGHRLEGLLHRLLGGKDSEGGGDETKSKGSPAVED, encoded by the coding sequence GTGCTGCCGTGGTGGGAGATGTTGTTGCGCCTCGGCGTCGCCGCGGTGGCCGGCGGACTGATCGGCCTCAATCGCGACCTGCAGGGCAAGCCGATCGGGATGCGGACGCTGGCGCTGGTCGGCGTCGCCTCCGCGCTGCTGGTCGCCCTCGCCGACCAGAGCGCAGATCTCGACCACGTGTCCGACCCGACCAGCCGCGTGATTCAAGGCATCCTCACCGGCATCGGCTTTCTCGGCGCCGGCGTCATCGTCCACACCGGCGGCCGACACGACGTGCACGGCTTGACCACCGCAGCCTGCACCTGGCTGACCGCCTGCATCGGCATCGCCTGCGGCGCCGGACAATGGCCGGGGGTGCTGGCCGCGATGGCGATCACCCTTGCCGTGCTGATCGGCGGCCACCGGCTCGAGGGCCTGCTGCATCGCCTGCTCGGCGGCAAGGACTCGGAAGGCGGCGGCGACGAGACCAAGAGCAAGGGCTCGCCGGCGGTGGAGGATTG